The Impatiens glandulifera chromosome 8, dImpGla2.1, whole genome shotgun sequence genome includes a window with the following:
- the LOC124912498 gene encoding histone-lysine N-methyltransferase, H3 lysine-9 specific SUVH1-like encodes MEQGLGSETLDKSRVLNVKPLRCLEPMFPPDFGSSQFSSPQSANFVCAPPTGPFPPGVTSFFPFLSQNGSLNQATPFDVNHAVQSPTPIRSFRTPMSQNGNGYPMNFGDESSSKSDKSKGSSKKMKNSQIGDGVDVDAEVEVVANSFFSSYDLTKFHSSRLVDQDKETVDCVLMMFDLLRRRIAQHDDSGNKSSSLARNANLKAGAILLNKGIRTCTKKRIGSVSGIDVGDIFFFRMELCVVGMHAPSMSGIDYMSMKTHSSEECVAVSIVSSGGYEDVDDGDVLIYSGQGGNMYKKAQDTISDQKLVKGNLALEKSLHQGNDVRVIRGVKDIAHPTGKVYIYDGIYRVQESWIEKVKGGYNIFKYKLGRKPGQPQAFTMWKSIQQWKESISSRTGVILPDLTSGAENLPVCLVNEVDEEKSPGYFTYSSSLKNPKPINSPQPSTSCSCRGGCQPGNSNCGCIQKNGGFLPYTSLGVLLNSNSLIYECGSSCSCPLNCRGKISQAGLKVRLEVFKTNDKGWGLRSWDPIRAGAFICEYAGEVVTSREVDNNYIFDTTRSYKPFDVILRKQNELLKVPYPLVISSKDVGNVARFMNHSCDPDVYWQLIVRENKNESNLHVGLFAIKHIPPMKELTFDYGVVESEKEERKKKCLCGSPKCSGYYF; translated from the coding sequence ATGGAACAAGGTTTAGGATCTGAGACTCTGGATAAATCCCGGGTACTGAATGTGAAACCATTGAGATGTCTAGAACCAATGTTCCCACCAGATTTTGGTTCCTCTCAATTCTCATCTCCTCAATCTGCTAATTTTGTATGTGCCCCTCCAACCGGTCCTTTCCCACCTGGGGTAACCTCGTTTTTTCCTTTCCTATCTCAAAACGGGTCTCTTAATCAAGCCACACCATTTGATGTAAACCACGCAGTTCAATCACCAACTCCAATTAGGTCATTTAGAACACCAATGTCACAAAATGGGAATGGTTATCCAATGAACTTTGGTGATGAAAGTAGTTCAAAGTCGGATAAATCAAAGGGGAGTAGTAAAAAGATGAAAAACTCTCAAATTGGGGATGGGGTTGATGTTGATGCAGAAGTTGAGGTGGTGGCTAATAGTTTCTTTTCATCGTATGATCTAACGAAGTTCCATTCCTCTAGACTAGTTGATCAAGATAAAGAAACAGTTGATTGTGTTCTCATGATGTTTGACTTACTGAGGAGAAGGATCGCCCAACACGACGATTCaggaaacaaatcatcgtcgcTGGCAAGGAATGCCAACCTGAAGGCTGGTGCGATCTTACTGAATAAAGGGATTCGAACGTGCACGAAAAAGAGGATTGGGTCTGTATCTGGGATTGATGTCGGGGATATCTTCTTTTTCAGGATGGAACTCTGTGTGGTGGGAATGCATGCCCCATCAATGTCGGGGATCGATTACATGAGTATGAAAACACATTCAAGCGAAGAATGTGTCGCGGTTAGCATTGTTTCCTCCGGAGGATACGAAGATGTTGATGATGGAGATGTCTTGATTTACAGTGGTCAAGGCGGGAACATGTATAAGAAAGCCCAAGACACAATATCGGATCAAAAACTCGTAAAAGGTAATCTCGCTCTCGAGAAGAGTTTACATCAAGGAAACGATGTAAGAGTAATTCGCGGTGTGAAGGATATCGCACACCCAACCGGGAAGGTATATATCTACGATGGTATATATCGAGTCCAGGAATCGTGGATCGAGAAAGTAAAAGGAGGGTACAACATTTTCAAGTATAAATTAGGTCGAAAACCCGGTCAGCCTCAAGCATTTACGATGTGGAAATCGATTCAGCAATGGAAGGAAAGTATTTCTTCAAGAACCGGGGTTATACTACCAGATCTCACGTCTGGAGCTGAAAATCTGCCTGTTTGTCTTGTAAACGAGGTTGATGAGGAAAAGAGTCCTGGGTATTTTACTTACTCATCCAGTCTCAAGAACCCTAAACCGATTAATTCTCCACAGCCTTCCACGAGCTGCAGTTGTCGAGGTGGATGCCAGCCTGGCAATTCTAACTGCGGTTGCATTCAGAAAAACGGAGGTTTCCTTCCTTATACGAGTTTGGGTGttcttttaaattcaaactcGTTAATATACGAATGTGGTTCATCTTGCTCATGCCCTCTCAACTGCCGAGGAAAAATTTCTCAGGCAGGCTTGAAAGTTCGACTAGAGGTGTTCAAGACAAATGACAAGGGTTGGGGCTTAAGGTCTTGGGATCCCATTAGAGCTGGAGCTTTTATTTGTGAATATGCAGGGGAAGTTGTAACCAGTAGAGAGGTTGATAATAACTATATATTTGACACAACTCGATCATACAAGCCGTTTGATGTTATATTGAGGAAGCAAAACGAACTTCTTAAAGTCCCGTATCCTCTGGTTATTAGCTCGAAAGATGTTGGGAATGTAGCTCGATTTATGAACCATAGTTGTGATCCTGATGTTTACTGGCAGCTGATTGTGCGTGAGAATAAGAATGAATCGAATCTCCATGTGGGATTATTTGCGATCAAGCACATTCCTCCTATGAAGGAATTGACTTTTGATTATGGTGTAGTTGAATCTGAGAAagaagagaggaagaagaaatgCTTGTGCGGTTCACCAAAATGC
- the LOC124912316 gene encoding glycine-rich RNA-binding protein GRP1A-like encodes MASDGEFRCFVGGLAWATDESGLDKAFSQYGEVIEAKIINDRETGRSRGFGFVTFKDEQSLKAAIEGMNGQDLDGRNITVNEAQSRGSGGGGGGGGYNRGGGGGGYGGGGGSYGGGGGSYGGGRGGGGYGGGGGGYGGGGGGYGGGGAGRY; translated from the coding sequence ATGGCTTCCGACGGAGAATTCAGGTGTTTTGTCGGTGGTCTTGCATGGGCCACTGATGAATCTGGTCTTGACAAAGCATTTTCTCAATACGGTGAAGTCATTGAAGCAAAGATCATCAATGATCGTGAAACCGGTAGATCTAGAGGTTTTGGATTCGTGACTTTCAAGGATGAACAGTCATTGAAGGCTGCGATTGAAGGAATGAACGGTCAGGATCTTGATGGTCGTAACATTACTGTTAATGAGGCTCAGTCTAGGGGAAGTGGTggtggcggcggcggcggtgggTACAACCGTGGTGGCGGTGGCGGTGGATATGGTGGTGGAGGTGGTAGTTATGGTGGAGGCGGTGGTAGCTATGGAGGTGGTCGTGGTGGCGGTGGATATGGTGGAGGCGGTGGTGGTTATGGAGGTGGCGGCGGTGGATATGGAGGTGGCGGCGCTGGTCGTTATTGA
- the LOC124912585 gene encoding leucine-rich repeat protein 1-like produces the protein MADSLFTPRSFTSSFLLLSAFILSLLELPLMVKGNSEGDALYALRRSLSDPDNILQSWDPNLVTPCTWFHITCNQANHVTRVDLGNSNLSGHLVPELGKLVHLQYLELYKNNIQGSIPKELGNLKNLISLDFYNNNISGVIPPSLGMLKSLVFLRLNDNQLTGPIPRELVDVTTLKVVDVSNNNLCGTIPTMGPFEHIPLSNFENNPRLEGPELLGLASYDTNCS, from the exons ATGGCTGATTCCCTCTTCACTCCTCGCAGCTTCACCTCGAGCTTTCTGCTTCTTTCTGCCTTCATATTATCTCTTTTGGAGCTTCCTTTAATGGTTAAAGGAAATTCAGAAGGAGACGCACTCTACGCCCTTCGCAGAAGTCTGTCCGATCCGGATAACATTCTTCAAAGCTGGGATCCCAATCTCGTTACCCCTTGTACCTGGTTCCATATCACTTGCAATCAAGCTAACCATGTTACTCGAGT GGATTTGGGGAATTCAAACTTATCTGGACATCTTGTTCCTGAACTTGGGAAGCTTGTACACCTGCAATACCT AGAGCTCTATAAGAACAATATACAGGGTTCGATTCCGAAAGAGCTTGGTAACTTGAAGAACTTAATTAGTTTGGATTTCTATAACAACAACATCTCCGGGGTGATTCCTCCTTCACTTGGGATGTTGAAATCACTTGTTTTCTT GCGACTTAATGATAATCAGCTGACCGGTCCAATTCCAAGGGAACTTGTTGATGTTACTACACTGAAAGTTGT AGATGTTTCGAACAATAATCTTTGTGGAACAATTCCTACCATGGGTCCATTTGAACATATTCCATTGAGCAA CTTTGAGAACAATCCTAGACTAGAAGGTCCAGAATTGCTAGGACTTGCAAGCTACGACACAAATTGCTCTTGA